The sequence TATCGGTTGAGTCTAAGATAACAAGTGCTTGGCAAACAGTTTTCCTCAAAAAAAGTCGATTTCCGGTCCAGTTTCTCTGCCAAAATTCCTGCTAATTTTTGTGCTAGATTGGCAACTGTTGTAGCAAACTGTTCCATTGTTGAACTGCATAATCGTATAATACAATAATTTAAccgttaaaaaaatatcaatctGCAGACTCTAATTGGTAAAATGAATCACACTGAAGATGAAATTGATTCATGAATCCATATCTCCTGAGTGTGGGATCGGTCAATCTGTCATCCAATTCTATCAATTATCAACAAAATGGGACCCATAAACAATTGAAGCCAAAGAGCAAGTTCTAGTTATTATTGCAGTAGACTGGCTTTTGCCAGACTTACAGCTCATCCAATTTGTAAACATTCATTCACGTGAGGGACTTGCTAATTAATGGCAAAAATAGACTCTGAAGGAAAATACAAAAAGACCACACCATGCATGCAAAACTTGTACGTACATTATCTGATGCGGTAAGAATTAGTATTCTTCAGAGGCTAACCAGCAATGCAATTGCCACAATTGATTTACCGgtgtttgttttcttactctagatattaaaaattgagtaaataaattaacGAAATAGCTGTGCTATGGTGTATTTGTCTCACCATTCTAAGAAAGTTTTTAGCCAAAATTACAGATCAATTCAGAGACAGGAAGCACATAAAAGGAAACAATTTTAAAGGAGTGGCTCCTGATCTTTACATGTGCTTTAGTACTGAACTGAACaatatgtttttaaaaaaaatatttaatagttagaaaatatatatagaaataatttagaaaatacagaaaattttaattatgccCGAGACGTCCATGTTCGAACCAGGGACCTCTCATGCGTGAGATTAGTATCATAACCAGCTACTCCACCAAAGTAAGTTAAACATTGATCcctttataaataatatagagCAATGATTTGTGCATGAAAGTCTTGATTGTTGAGTGTCATATCAGTGGCCTCTAATCTTAGAAAATGCCTTTTGATTAGCATAAGATGATGAGAGAATTACATTAGCACTGTGTATACATATAGCTCTTATCGTTGTACTTAGCAAAAAGCATCtaattttcaataatagaCAAATGTTACTTAACAATAATTTCctgttgttttatcaaattgacAGGCAAAATCTGCTTTGACAAAGCACATAAAAAAAAGGGCATGTTGGGATTGTTAACATCATCTTAATTTTTACTCTCTTTTGAATCGAAAAGAAGGATGATGAACTGCAACTACTTGCATATTATCCTCAAGTACCCCTAATAGTAATTTTGCTAAGAACTACACAGAATTCTAACTATGGGTTATGAATTACAAACATATCCATCACTAAGtttaaattaacatattaaacCTGTCTGCAGACACATTACCTCAAGCTTTTATCGACATATTGTGATATAAACATTTGGATTTGAATCCTCTCCTCTTACGTATGATGAAGATTATAGGTCATGTTTGCGTGATCttacttataaaattcaaattaaattaattttgaatttggaGGAGTGTAGGCAGGTTCTAGTGAGAATCATAACATCTTAAAAGCTGAGATAAAAACAGAAAAGTTGTTGTTTACTTGACATGTAAAAAGATTGGCTGAAGTAAAAGAACATACAGAAACAATGAAATTACCTGAAAGTAGTGAAACCATTGGAAGCAGATATATCAGTCATAGGAATGTGAAAAGCTTCAGACCAAGACAACTGACTTAAGCAAGTTGCAGTGGGAGTTCCCCAGCGGTAAGTGCCAGCAGAGAACTTCAAGAACTTATCTTCTTTGCTCTTTTGGTAAAAGGGCTGTTTAAAAAGCTTAACTTGTTCACTTCGCATCTTTTCCAAAATCTCACGTGATATCCCATGATTCACAACTTGAAAGAATCCCCAGTCTTGAGAAGCCCTAGCTATTTCTTGCTTGCACTTGTCTTTCTCCAATTCATCATCCATGCTTAAACGGCCAAGATCAATCAAAGGAAGTTCACATTCCTCAacaattgatgattttgtttCTGATTCTTGTATTGTTTTGCTGTTCAGAAGGGTCTTGTAGATCTCATGGAAAGGTGGGTCTATGTCCATGCTTAGAGGAGGCTGAATGCAAAAtttagaggaaagaaaagattttagaaaggagactccaagaaagaaaataaataagagagATAATAGCTAGACAAGGgctgaaaagaagaaaaaagaattaatatatatgatataatatGGTATGTATGCTTAGTGGGTATTTTTGGGAGAGACAAAAGACAAAGAAGGAAAATGTTGAAACAACACatgatttttctctttctgttttgtttgtgCTTCCTTCGTCTTGGATGAAAAAGTTATGGCGTTTCATCTCTCAAATTTTGGACTTTGGAGAAAAAGTTGATTGCATGTCTTTTTGTTCAAAGACCTAAACatgtcttctttttcttttcctaaaatTTTCTTGTTAGACTTTTATTACCATTTCTTACAATAAACTCATAGGAAACAAAGAGCATCCAAATCTATGACCCTAATGGTACCAATTAGCAAGAGTCAAAATGGGTGGCTCATTATGATTTGATCTTGCTTAAGGATAGGAGTTATTTAACATAAGGGAAAAGAGCATTAAGTctcttcaaaataaaataataaaaggacAAAAGAACATAGGCTCAAAAGCATCACATGGCAAACTTCCGCCCAACCCCATCACAACCAACCCAATGaaaacactttttttttttattattattgaaataaaaaataaatgcataaaGGTGAAGATGAGTTTTATTTGTACAATccctaataaattttattgtgtAGATGTAGTTAAGAACATGGCAGACTATGGGCGACAGTCGCAATAATATTGAAGTGCCATGTATAAGTGGCTGAGAAATGATTTTGGGTAAAAGGTAATGaccataaatataaatataaaaggtaATTATGGGACTCTTTTAAATGCCAATCATGCTCTGATGTgtagataaagaagaaaataagggACAAAGGAAATCATAAAAAGTTAATGGTGGTTGCTTCCTTTGCATGTGGGTAGGAAGCAAAATTGTGATTTGCGTATATTGGTTCATTCCATTGCCACATATCATAATTCTTTTCAAATAccaatcaaaagtaaatacTGCTACAggaaatttaattcaaataacaAATACTTTCACCTGCTTGTAATggtatatacaaatatatatgtgacaaaataagtaataatgtatataaaaattaccCGAAACGTTTACTTGACAACCGAATTATACTTTATATTAACATTTTGCATTTAATTCTCTGGGGAGCAGTTTTAAAGTTGTCTTATATATGTATTTCTATGGTCTTGCTGACCGGAGGCTGAATTTCCATGCAATCTAGGCTGCCTTGTCTATAAGACATGGCCAACATGATCTTGTCCCACGACAAGCATTTGGTCTCCTTATGATTGCATAAAAGAATTggctaattctttttttttctttttttgctctTGAGGCCTCGACACTGATCAATAGTGGCAGAAGAAAACAAGAGCCGGCACCAGCATATGATAACAGACCACCTACTAATTAATAGTTCATATTAGGAGAGAAATACCAATATTTCCCAACTGAAAGCAACTTacttgcatatatatatatatatatttgctattatattttattagtcaCTTCACCAACATTACATCATTGACCCAACATGCAATATTatagtaagaaaaaaataaaattatttatatgaacATTCTTGAAATGTTTCTGCTGCATAAAGAATGAAGGAGAAggtatataaaaaagattgtAATATATTTCTACAAGAAATAATTACATGGAACgaggaaagaaaattatagCTGCAAGTTATGGTTCACTTGTTAAGTTCCAACTAGGATGATATTTGTATGCCCAATTGCTAGAATTTTTTATGCACTTTCCTCAGATTCCATCACATCAATACAAAacctaaaattataaaataattaagggCCCAGATGATCATTTCacttgaaaagaaaacatgCAGCAAGTGAAAAGATAGGtagagggagagagaggatTCTGGAATTGATAATcatgaaaattaagaaatggGCCATGTATACGTATGGTCAATCTTGAGCACCATTTATACACGCATGCATATAACTTTCAATTCAACCCACAAGCCTTACCTGGTTCACATTGGCCATGAGTTTGTCTGATTCCACCATTCTTTGTGCTTTCCTAATCCGTAGAGTTGAAGATAAATaagtacttttcttttttattaattctacaTTAATCTCAAGAAAGTTAATTGTATTAATTCCAATTGTTACTGGAATGTgacatgaaaattaaaataaaaccaagaaaaagaaaaagaagaacccAACCTAAACGAAAATTGGGTATAcacaagaatttaattatataaaaaatgctCGTTGAACATCACTTTTTGTTTTGGAGTGGCAGAGCTTAAAGATAAGTGAGTGAAAGATCATTATTTGCATGGCAATGCACGGACATGTCAACATCTGCAAGTAGTTCTCAGCTATGAAAACAGAAAAACATTTCTGATTATCTCctctgttatttttttttcctttttactgAAAACAATGGTAggagaaaaacaaaagcatgagaacaaataaaaagattaggACAGGGAAATCCAACTTGCAACATATACATATACgtatacatatattatacCAAAATTGTAGTATATACCTAAGCAGAAAAACGATTTATCACCATTCAAAATAGCAAGTGTggcatatgtatatatatatatatatatatagagagagagagagagagagagagcagaAGAACAATGACTGCCAATGCAAATTCAAAAAAGCAAACTGAAGAAACAATTCATGAGAAGAAAATTTGGCTACttacagagagagagagagggagagaagAGAAGGAGAGGGGTTTCTTTTCTGTGGGTAGTCCACCAAGTTTGGAGTGGAGATATTTTTATAGGGGAAAAAAGAGAGCAATcccataaaaaagaaataattatgatCAGCAGTGGTGTCGGGAGAAGATAATGAGGATGAAGAGACGACCTGATTAATCAAGAATCTTTGAATGattagtgataattaattgGCTGATGTTAAGcatatttaatcaattttcaaaagataattatatttttctttttcccttccGTTTAATGTGTTGATCGCAGAAAGAGATAAGGGAGTGATAGACTTGGAAGAATGAGAACCAAATGATATTGCTgtgattaaaaattttaggtaccaaaaatttattaaaataaaaaaggggaAAATGCATCcaataataagaaaaggaaagagagagaCTTGGTTGAATATACACCAATTGAACATTTGGTATCAACTTGGAACTTATGagtctctttctctttctctgtcTGTCTCTCTGAAGTGAAAATCTGGAAAACAATGCACATGATTAGTACTCAGCCCAACCGCATAACTGTAACTGTTGAGTCTATGTCGGCACCTACGTGGCAGCGATTAGAGTCACATGCATGTTCAAATCCGTATCGCTTTAGTCCCACTGCTCAACTCTTTTTTCATCTCagaaattcaattttgatgtaagtctaagtaaaataaaacaatcttAATGTCAATTAACGCCAACATCAATTAATTCGCCAAATACCCattttgaaaacaaatttacattgaaattttttaagtgaTTTGGATCCAAATCATTAATCGTAATTGAGTTAGAATTTAGATGATGATGCACGTGTCTTGCTTATAATTAAAAGGACACTAGTATCTTAACTCTTTGATTTTATGATTTCATGCCCTAACTTCTTACTACAGCATTTCCTCATTCAAGTCTAT comes from Ricinus communis isolate WT05 ecotype wild-type chromosome 5, ASM1957865v1, whole genome shotgun sequence and encodes:
- the LOC8267380 gene encoding gibberellin 2-beta-dioxygenase 8 isoform X1 is translated as MGLLSFFPYKNISTPNLVDYPQKRNPSPSLLSLSLSLKAQRMVESDKLMANVNQPPLSMDIDPPFHEIYKTLLNSKTIQESETKSSIVEECELPLIDLGRLSMDDELEKDKCKQEIARASQDWGFFQVVNHGISREILEKMRSEQVKLFKQPFYQKSKEDKFLKFSAGTYRWGTPTATCLSQLSWSEAFHIPMTDISASNGFTTFSSTMEQFATTVANLAQKLAGILAEKLDRKSTFFEENCLPSTCYLRLNRYPPCPIPVEVCGLMPHTDSDFLTILHQDQVGGLQLVKDRKWFAVKPNPEALIINIGDLFQAWSNDVYKSVQHRVVTNPGVERFSTAYFFCPSYDTEIESGCEPSVYKKFSFQEYREQVQKDVQILGHKVGLLRFIV
- the LOC8267380 gene encoding gibberellin 2-beta-dioxygenase 8 isoform X3, translating into MDIDPPFHEIYKTLLNSKTIQESETKSSIVEECELPLIDLGRLSMDDELEKDKCKQEIARASQDWGFFQVVNHGISREILEKMRSEQVKLFKQPFYQKSKEDKFLKFSAGTYRWGTPTATCLSQLSWSEAFHIPMTDISASNGFTTFSSTMEQFATTVANLAQKLAGILAEKLDRKSTFFEENCLPSTCYLRLNRYPPCPIPVEVCGLMPHTDSDFLTILHQDQVGGLQLVKDRKWFAVKPNPEALIINIGDLFQAWSNDVYKSVQHRVVTNPGVERFSTAYFFCPSYDTEIESGCEPSVYKKFSFQEYREQVQKDVQILGHKVGLLRFIV
- the LOC8267380 gene encoding gibberellin 2-beta-dioxygenase 8 isoform X2: MVESDKLMANVNQPPLSMDIDPPFHEIYKTLLNSKTIQESETKSSIVEECELPLIDLGRLSMDDELEKDKCKQEIARASQDWGFFQVVNHGISREILEKMRSEQVKLFKQPFYQKSKEDKFLKFSAGTYRWGTPTATCLSQLSWSEAFHIPMTDISASNGFTTFSSTMEQFATTVANLAQKLAGILAEKLDRKSTFFEENCLPSTCYLRLNRYPPCPIPVEVCGLMPHTDSDFLTILHQDQVGGLQLVKDRKWFAVKPNPEALIINIGDLFQAWSNDVYKSVQHRVVTNPGVERFSTAYFFCPSYDTEIESGCEPSVYKKFSFQEYREQVQKDVQILGHKVGLLRFIV